A DNA window from Gorilla gorilla gorilla isolate KB3781 chromosome 6, NHGRI_mGorGor1-v2.1_pri, whole genome shotgun sequence contains the following coding sequences:
- the LOC101128723 gene encoding dual specificity protein kinase CLK2-like: MDFLWDKCTGLAARTMPHPRRYHSSERGSRGSYREHYRSRKHKQRRSLSWSSSSDRTRRRRREDSYHVRRRCSRTFSRSSSQHSSRKAKSVEDDAEGHLIYHVGDWLQERYEIVSTLGKGTFGRVVQCVDHRRGGARVALKIIKNVEKYKEAARLEINVLEKINEKDPGKNLCVQMFDWFDYHGHMCISLELLGLSTFDFLKDNNHLPYPIHQVHHMAFQLCQAVKFLHDNKLTHTDLKPENILFVNSDYELTYNLEKKRHERSVKSTAVRVGDFGSATFDHEHHSTIVSTRHYRAPEVILELGWSQPCDVWSIGCIIFEYYVGFTLFQTHDNRQHLATMERILGPIPSRMIRKTRKQKYFYRGRLDWDENTSAGRYVLENCKPLRQYLTSEAEEDHQLFDLIESMLEYEPAQRLTLGEALQHPFFARLWAEPPNKLWDSSQDISP; encoded by the coding sequence ATGGACTTCCTGTGGGACAAGTGCACGGGCCTGGCCGCCAGAACGATGCCTCATCCTCGAAGGTACCATTCCTCAGAGCGAGGCAGCCGGGGGAGTTACCGTGAACACTATCGGAGCCGAAAACATAAGCAACGAAGAAGCCTTTCCTGGTCAAGTAGTAGTGACCGGACACGACGGCGCCGGCGAGAGGACAGCTACCATGTCCGGAGGAGGTGCAGCCGGACATTTAGCCGCTCGTCTTCGCAGCACAGCAGCCGCAAAGCCAAGAGTGTAGAGGACGACGCTGAGGGCCACCTCATCTACCACGTCGGGGACTGGCTACAAGAGCGATATGAAATCGTTAGCACCTTAGGAAAGGGGACCTTCGGCAGAGTTGTACAATGTGTTGACCATCGCAGGGGTGGGGCTCGAGTTGCCCTGAAGATCATTAAGAATGTGGAGAAGTATAAGGAAGCAGCTCGACTTGAGATCAACGTGCTGGAGAAAATCAACGAGAAAGACCCTGGCAAGAACCTCTGTGTCCAGATGTTTGACTGGTTCGACTACCATGGCCACATGTGTATCTCCTTGGAGCTTCTGGGCCTTAGCACCTTCGATTTCCTCAAAGACAACAACCACCTGCCCTACCCCATCCACCAAGTGCACCACATGGCCTTCCAGCTGTGCCAGGCTGTCAAGTTCCTCCATGATAACAAGCTGACACATACAGACCTCAAGCCTGAAAATATTCTGTTTGTGAATTCAGACTATGAGCTCACCTACAACCTAGAGAAGAAGCGACATGAGCGCAGTGTGAAGAGCACAGCTGTGCGGGTGGGAGACTTCGGCAGTGCCACCTTTGACCATGAGCACCATAGCACCATTGTCTCCACTCGCCATTACCGAGCACCAGAAGTCATCCTTGAGTTGGGCTGGTCACAGCCGTGTGATGTGTGGAGTATAGGCTGCATCATCTTTGAGTACTATGTGGGCTTCACCCTCTTCCAGACCCATGACAACAGACAGCATCTAGCCACGATGGAAAGGATCTTGGGTCCTATCCCTTCCCGGATGATCCGaaagacaagaaaacagaaatatttttaccgGGGTCGCCTGGATTGGGATGAGAACACATCAGCTGGGCGCTATGTTCTTGAGAACTGCAAACCGCTGCGGCAGTATCTGAcctcagaggcagaggaagaCCACCAGCTCTTTGATCTGATTGAAAGCATGCTAGAGTATGAACCAGCTCAGCGGCTGACCTTGGGTGAAGCCCTTCAGCATCCTTTCTTCGCCCGCCTTTGGGCTGAGCCACCCAACAAGTTGTGGGACTCCAGTCAGGATATCAGTCCGTGA